CGCAATTTTCGGTCTCGACGAGTGGCAGCTCTCCTTGCGCATTGTCGATGACCGGGAAATGGCCGAATTGAACGGCCGCTTCATGGGTTGCCTGGGCCCGACCAACGTACTCAGTTTTCCCGGCGGCGAGGATGACTGGCTGGGGGATCTGGTGCTGTCCGCCGAGACCCTGGTCCGGGAATCCTGGCTCTACAACCAGGACACCCACGAATACACCGTGCGCCTGCTGGCTCACGGCCTGCTGCACCTCATGGGGCACGATCACGGTCCGGAAATGGACGCGCTGACGGAACTGGCCGTGGCCTCGGTGCGCCTGAATGAGGATGAATCCTTCAGGCGCCTTTTCCCTTCAGTCTGAGCACATCCCGCAACAATCTCGGGCTTATGCGCGTGAAGCGGTCGAAATCCGAGACGATCTCAAGCCCTGGTACAATGGCGCGAAAGACCGGCAGACGCAGTTCACGCTTGGTCAGGTCGGCATAGATCGGCGAGTAGCCACGGCTTTCCAGGAGCGCTTCGAGCAGGGCCAGGTCGCCGGGCGCCGAGCCTGCCGAATGTTCCGGC
The genomic region above belongs to Deltaproteobacteria bacterium HGW-Deltaproteobacteria-18 and contains:
- the ybeY gene encoding rRNA maturation RNase YbeY, which encodes MLHLDQAAPVDPRFPLSGPELMEIFEGLAAIFGLDEWQLSLRIVDDREMAELNGRFMGCLGPTNVLSFPGGEDDWLGDLVLSAETLVRESWLYNQDTHEYTVRLLAHGLLHLMGHDHGPEMDALTELAVASVRLNEDESFRRLFPSV